A stretch of Tachyglossus aculeatus isolate mTacAcu1 chromosome 3, mTacAcu1.pri, whole genome shotgun sequence DNA encodes these proteins:
- the FUT11 gene encoding alpha-(1,3)-fucosyltransferase 11, producing the protein MAAARAALWAAWACWAAVAAVAAADEAEPWAGAEPWAGAEPWDGAVFRPPAPLGRVGVSGPGPGPEPSEGAPDAASPPVVLWWSPGVFPHFPGETERIECARGACLASRDKRRWRDAQTRALLFYGTDFRASEAPLPRLPHQSWALLHEESPLNNFLLSHGPGIRLFNLTATFSRRSDYPLPLQWLPGAAYLRRPAPALRERDAWRRRGYAPLVYLQSHCDVPADRDRYVRELMRHIPVDSYGRCLQNRELPTARLRDTATATTEDAELLDFLSRYKFHLAMENAICDDYMTEKLWRPLHLGAVPVYRGSPSVRDWVPARRSVILVDDFETPRKLAEFIDFLDKNGDEYMRYLDYKQPGGITNRFLLDSLERREWGVNDAARPSYLSGFECFVCDQEIARLDAERAHGASPRAGPAPPPRIAHRSHMGCPVPVPGLGSVEDIPDGDSWKEMWLQDYWQGLDQGEALTAMIHNNETHTGRFWDYMHEIFLKRHQHLRPPS; encoded by the exons ATGGCGGCTGCTCGGGCGGCGCTCTGGGCCGCCTGGGCCTGCTGGGCGGCGGTAGCGGCGGTAGCGGCGGCGGACGAGGCCGAGCCGTGGGCCGGGGCCGAGCCGTGGGCCGGGGCCGAGCCGTGGGACGGCGCCGTCTTCCGTCCGCCGGCCCCGCTGGGTCGCGTGGGCGtgtcggggccggggccgggaccggAGCCGTCGGAGGGCGCGCCGGACGCGGCGTCCCCGCCGGTGGTGCTGTGGTGGAGCCCCGGCGTGTTCCCGCACTTCCCCGGCGAGACGGAGCGCATCGAGTGCGCGCGCGGCGCCTGCCTGGCGTCCCGCGACAAGCGGCGGTGGCGGGACGCGCAGACCCGCGCCCTGCTGTTCTACGGCACGGACTTCCGCGCCTCGGAGGCCCCGCTGCCGCGCCTGCCGCACCAGAGCTGGGCGCTGCTGCACGAGGAGTCGCCGCTCAACAACTTCCTGCTGAGCCACGGCCCGGGCATCCGCCTCTTCAACCTCACCGCCACCTTCAGCCGCCGCTCCGACTACCCGCTGCCGCTGCAGTGGCTGCCGGGGGCCGCCTACCTAAGGCGCCCCGCGCCCGCGCTCCGGGAGCGCGATGCCTGGCGGCGCCGCGGCTACGCGCCGCTCGTCTACCTGCAGTCCCACTGCGACGTGCCGGCCGACCGCGACCGCTACGTGCGAGAGCTCATGCGCCACATCCCG GTAGACTCCTACGGGAGGTGCCTGCAGAACCGTGAGCTGCCCACGGCCCGGCTGCGGGACACGGCCACCGCCACCACGGAGGACGCCGAGCTGCTGGACTTCCTGTCGAGGTACAAGTTCCACCTGGCCATGGAGAACGCCATCTGCGACGACTACATGACGGAGAAGCTGTGGCGGCCCCTGCACCTGGGCGCCGTGCCCGTCTACCGCGGCTCCCCCTCCGTGCGGGACTGGGTGCCCGCCCGGCGCTCCGTCATCCTGGTGGACGACTTCGAGACCCCGCGGAAGTTGGCGGAGTTCATCGACTTCCTCGACAAGAACGGCGACGAGTACATGAGGTACCTGGACTACAAGCAGCCGGGGGGCATCACCAATCGGTTCCTCCTGGACAGCTTGGAGCGGCGGGAGTGGGGGGTGAACGACGCCGCGCGGCCCAGCTACCTCAGCGGCTTCGAGTGCTTCGTCTGCGACCAGGAGATCGCCCGGCTGGACGCTGAGCGGGCCCACGGGGCCTCCCCccgcgccggccccgccccgccgccgcgcATCGCCCACCGCTCGCACATGGGCTGCCCCGTGCCCGTCCCCGGCTTGGGAAGCGTGGAGGACATCCCCGACGGTGACAG ctggAAAGAGATGTGGCTTCAGGATTACTGGCAGGGCCTCGACCAGGGTGAGGCCCTGACTGCCATGATTCACAACAACGAAACTCATACGGGGAGATTTTGGGATTACATGCATGAGATCTTCCTCAAGAGACACCAGCATCTCCGACCCCCTTCCTGA
- the CHCHD1 gene encoding coiled-coil-helix-coiled-coil-helix domain-containing protein 1, translated as MAAPSLRGRLARVGNPRRPVLKPSKPLVLGNRVGEQRRQLGEATCITEMSLMMACWKQNEFNDTACAREIQVFHDCAAKAEMERKLNAKQDSQGSSGNLSPKQVNKLLQRFPNISFVA; from the exons atGGCGGCGCCGAGCCTGCGCGGGCGTCTGGCGCGTGTGGGGAACCCCAGGCGGCCCGTGCTGAAGCCCAGCAAGCCGCTCGTGCTGGGGAACCGAGTCGGGGAGCAGCGCCGCCAGCTGGGGG AGGCGACCTGCATCACGGAGATGTCATTGATGATGGCGTGTTGGAAACAGAACGAGTTCAACGACACAGCTTGTGCCAGAGAGATTCAGGTCTTCCACGACTGTGCCGCCAAGGCAGAG ATGGAGCGGAAGCTGAACGCAAAGCAAGATTCCCAGGGATCCTCGGGAAATTTATCTCCCAAGCAAGTTAATAAATTGCTTCAGAGGTTTCCTAATATCTCCTTTGTAGCTTGA